Below is a genomic region from Cellulomonas sp. P24.
ACCTGCAGCCCGACCGGCACCGGCCAGCCGTGGCCGCGGGGGACCACGGCGAGCAGCCCGATGAGGCCGAACTGCGCCGTGACCAGGTAACGTGCGACCACGACGTCCTCGCGCGGGTGCGTCACGTGATCTCCTCCGGTCGGGGGACGGCGTCCCACCCTGACGTTCCGGGCCGTCTCGGCGGAGGCCGGCCGGTGGCGCGTCCGTGCGCCCGATGGTAGGCCTCAAGGTGATGTCGGTCTGCGCGCGTGAGGCACGACACATGGATACCCCAGCCGGTATGGGACGGTCGTCCCCCGGCGTCAGACCACCCTTCTCGTACCGTCGAGACCATCATCCACGAGGACAGGAATCCCCATCATGAAGATCGTCGTCGTCGGCGGTGTCGCGGCCGGCATGTCGATTGCTGCCCGGGCGCGTCGCCTGGACGAGTTCGCAGACATCGTCGTGTTCGAGCGCGGGCACCACGTCTCGTTCGCCAACTGCGGGCTGCCGTACCACATCGGTGAGGTCATCACCGAGCGCAGCCGCCTCATGCTCCAGACGCCCGAGAGCCTCCACGAGTCCCTGGACATCGACGTGCGCGTCGGTGTCGAGGTGCTGAGCATCGATCGCGCCGCCAAGACCGTCCGCGCGCGTGACCTCGACTCCGGCGAGGAGTACGACGAGCCGTACGACAAGCTCGCGCTCGCCCCCGGCGCCCACCCGGTCCGCCCGAACCTCCCCGGTATCGACCTGCCCCAGATCCACGTGCTGCGCCGCATCGGCGACATGGACCTCATCAAGGCGGCCGTGGACGGCGACGGCAGCAAGAAGCGCACCGGCGGCATCACGCACGCGGTCGTGATCGGCGCCGGCTACGTCGGCCTCGAGATGGCGGAGAACCTGCACGAGCGCGGCGTCTCCGTCGAGATCGTCGAGATGGCGGACCAGATCATGCCGCCGCTCGACCGCGAGCTCACCACCACGATGGAGAACTACCTCGAGGCGCACGGCATCCCGTTGCACCTCAAGACGGCGGCCGCCGCGTTCACCCAGCGCCCTGACGGCCGCATCCGCGTCGAGCTCCGCGACAACACGTCGATCGACACCGACCTCGTCGTGATGGCGGCCGGTGTGCGGCCGAGCACCGAGCTCGCCGTCGCGGCAGGGCTCGAGATCGGGCCGCGCGGCGGCATCACGGTCGACAAGCACATGCGGACGTCCGACCCGGACATCTACGCGGCGGGCGACGCCGTCGAGGTCGCGCACACGATCCTCCCGGACACGTGGCTGATCCCGCTCGCCGGGCCGGCCAACCGCCAGGGCCGGGTCGCCGCCGAGAACATGTGCGGACGCGACACGGTCTTCGACTCCACCCAGGGCACGTCGGTCGTCAAGGTCTTCGACATGGTCGCGGGCGGCACCGGTGCCTCCGAGAAGCAGCTCGTGGCGGCCGGCGTGCCGTTCACCGCGGTCCAGACGCACCCGCACGGTCACGCGGGCTACTACCCGGGCACCGCGATGATGCACGTCAAGGTCCTCTACGCGCCCGACACCGGCAAGATCCTCGGCGCCCAGATCGCCGGGTTCGACGGCGTCGACAAGCGGCTCGACGTGCTCGCGACGGCCCTGCGCGCCGGCATGACCGTCTACGACCTCGAGAACCTCGAGCTCTCCTACGCGCCGCCGTTCGGCTCCGCGAAGGACCCCGTCAACATGGTCGGGTTCGTCGCTGCCAACACGCTGCGCGGCGACCTCCAGCTGTGGCACGCGGGCGACTACCCCGAGGCCACCGAGGGCGCCCGGATCATCGACGTCCGCGGCCCGGACGAGTTCGGCATCTGGCACCTGCCCGGCGCGGAGAACGTGCCGCTCAAGGAGCTCCGCCGGCTGCAGGCCGACTGGGACCGGTCCACCCCGATCCGGCTCTACTGCGCGGTCGGGTTCCGCAGCTACCTCGCGTACCGGATCCTCGTCCAGCGCGGCTTCACCGACGTCAAGACCCTCTCCGGGGGCATGGCGACGTTCCGGGCGTACCACGACGTCGCGCCGACCGAGATCGACGCCCCGGTGCCGGTGATCTCCTACGCCGAGGCCGCCTCGAAGCCCGCCGGCCCGGCCGAGGCGACCGGGGTGCTCGTCGACCTCGACTGCACCGGTCTGGCCTGCCCCGGCCCGATCATGAAGCTGCAGGAGAACATCAAGCCGCTCGCACCGGGCGACGAGATCCTCGCGCACGTGTCCGACTCCGGGTTCCGGCTCGACGCCCCGGCGTGGGCCGCCCGCAACGGGCACACGATCGTCTCGCTGACCCCCGAG
It encodes:
- a CDS encoding FAD-dependent oxidoreductase, with the translated sequence MKIVVVGGVAAGMSIAARARRLDEFADIVVFERGHHVSFANCGLPYHIGEVITERSRLMLQTPESLHESLDIDVRVGVEVLSIDRAAKTVRARDLDSGEEYDEPYDKLALAPGAHPVRPNLPGIDLPQIHVLRRIGDMDLIKAAVDGDGSKKRTGGITHAVVIGAGYVGLEMAENLHERGVSVEIVEMADQIMPPLDRELTTTMENYLEAHGIPLHLKTAAAAFTQRPDGRIRVELRDNTSIDTDLVVMAAGVRPSTELAVAAGLEIGPRGGITVDKHMRTSDPDIYAAGDAVEVAHTILPDTWLIPLAGPANRQGRVAAENMCGRDTVFDSTQGTSVVKVFDMVAGGTGASEKQLVAAGVPFTAVQTHPHGHAGYYPGTAMMHVKVLYAPDTGKILGAQIAGFDGVDKRLDVLATALRAGMTVYDLENLELSYAPPFGSAKDPVNMVGFVAANTLRGDLQLWHAGDYPEATEGARIIDVRGPDEFGIWHLPGAENVPLKELRRLQADWDRSTPIRLYCAVGFRSYLAYRILVQRGFTDVKTLSGGMATFRAYHDVAPTEIDAPVPVISYAEAASKPAGPAEATGVLVDLDCTGLACPGPIMKLQENIKPLAPGDEILAHVSDSGFRLDAPAWAARNGHTIVSLTPEGAGYAARIRKGGAAVSPFGQIPAAAARLKDKKSFVVFSGEMDKVLAAFIIANGAVAMGDEVSMFFTFWGLNALRRDNPPSRPKSPTDRMFEAMMPSGADDLKLSNLNMLGGGTALMKKIMRDNKVPSLPELIVSAQQAGVRLVACTMTMDLLGIAPGDLMDGVEMGGVATFLGDTNESNGAFFI